The following nucleotide sequence is from Xiphophorus maculatus strain JP 163 A chromosome 22, X_maculatus-5.0-male, whole genome shotgun sequence.
gaaaatgttgattttattaccGGCCAAATAAGTGGTGCATCATGAGTTTTCCTGAATTTGTTGGATGATTTGTGAAATGTTCATGCATTGTATGACACACTTCAAGTTTGGATTTGTTAAATGTGGCCCTTCCTGTCTTGTCTCTTTCCTTGCAGTCGCTGTCGGATGCGTTGATCAGCCTTCAGATGGTCTATCCAAGGAGGAATCTGTCTGCCGACCAGTGGAGGAACGCCCAGCTGCTCTCTCTAATCTCTGCTCCCTCCACAATGCTCAACCCTGCTCAATCAGACACTGTTAGTACTCAAACAATTCaagatttgttttgtgaagacatatttttgtaacattttttaagctttgacaaaaatatatctGGCTTTTTTGGTCATAAAATGAACGTTTATACGAAGAAtaggacaaaaaataaatctttgactTTCTGCCCATCTTTAGATGCCTTGTGAATATCTGTCATTGGATGCCATGGAAAAGTGGATTGTGTGTAAGTACTGTAAAAGCTTTACATACTGGATATCTGTTATTATATATGTCTgttattttctcacatttgtaGATTAAAAAAGTCTTACTAAAAGTTGGATACAGAAAAAATACACTACACCCTCAATAACAATGTTCCCAGATAATAATGTTGTTTGAACTGCTAGAGCTTGGCCTACCAGTTGGTGCACATGTGAGTTGGTATACTGTGCCTTGATATTTTCGTGTTGTCATTAATTTTGCAATATTAATTACAGTTGGGCAGTTTGAATCTGTTTGCAGCTGTTATTGTTGCATTGACTCATGAATGGATGTAGATGATATAGAAGATCCCAGTGTTGTAAACATCAATTTACACTGACTGGTCTTTGAGGACTGCATGTATAGTAAAATGTATCCTGATGACTGTCCTGACTTCTGCTATGTTGACaatcattttttgaaaacaatagatatttatattaaaaaggtATGGATACAGAAAATTTACCAGACACTAAAACAACCATGCCAGGACAGTAGGTGGCGTTATGTCAACTTTTATTGCCTGCCAAAAGTAGAGATTGACTTGGTGACCGGTGGTTGACTGGAATCAACTATTTTCTGCTcaactgtttctatttttggaaaatctaaGCACTACCAGTGCACTAGCAAAAGTGACTTCCAAGTCATTACTAAATGAAGTAGACTGAAAatgttagcttgttagcttgtttTCCCCAGAGCCCTGTTAGCTGTGATAGGGTTAGGTTTTTGAACTGGAAGTTTTGAACTAATTCTGAGAGAGAAATGGGAATTGGCTGCTTAAAGCCACACAAAAGAAACTAAGATAAGATAAGAAACCAGTGGCAAATCTCTAATCATTGCATGTCTGGTCAGAGTGTAATCAATAACCAATAATCTTAGGTCAATTTTTGTTTGAGAACTTGGGATAATTTCTCTCAACTTCTTAGCACACAGCTTCTGGAAAttgaaaatcaaaatcaaatgaCGTTTGATCACCACTGGTGTTTGCCTAAAATAGGGGAGAGGGGCAAACGCAGCCAATTAAAAGCCTAAGTAACTCTCTGCTCTCCCTGCAGTCGGCTTTATCCTGTGCCATGCCACGCTGAACAGCGACGCGGCCGCCCTGTCTCTATGGAAACTGGCCCTGCAGAGCTCCACCTGCCTCTGTCTGTTTAGGGACGAAGTCTTCCACATCCACAAGGCTGCAGAAGACCTGTTTGTCAACATCAGAGGGTAGGAGCGCCGCCACGtgacaaatatttccaaagttTCACACTCTTGCAGCGacaaaaggagtaggaagagtTTTGATTTCTTCGTTTTGCTTTTCGACAGGTATAACAAACGCATCAACGACATCAGAGAGTGCAAGGAACAGGCGCTGTCTCATGCGTAAGTGAAGCTATAATCCTGTTAGGATTCCTTTCATCATATCTTagctaaaactttaaatatacaaaatcttacattttagttttattttctccctccCACGGCCtacattttctgtattattaatttatattcttGTTCTCTTTATggctttgctgtttgttttttttcaaacctgtcatttcagctcctcttcctccctgctGAGTCTTCTTGAGGGAGTCTAACTCTCAGACATCATCTTCTTTTACCCTGTTTTATCCTCCCTTCTTTGTCTCATCATAGCTTTTATCCTTATTACTTCTGCCATGTTTCCCTTTCATCTCCACTCTCATTGTTCTGCCGTCACTCATCCTCTGCTTCCTTTCTCTCCTCTTCGGGATTGTCCTGAAAGTGTCAAAAATGCCGTTTTAATCACGCCTCTTGTGTTCAGAGTGCCGCTCTGAcagcctctgtgtgtgtgtgtgtgtgtgtgtgtgcgtgcgtgtgtgtctgtttgcagAGGCTCCATGCACAGAGAGAGGCGCAAGTTTCTCCGATCGGCTCTGAAGGAGCTGGCGACTGTTTTAGCCGACCAGCCTGGACTTCTAGGCCCAAAGGTAACATCACATTCTCtgagggtgttttcacacctgatagttcaGTTGACTCTGTTTGATTGGGGAACAAAgttgtcacattttcagctgctgtggttctttttcCCAGTGCActgtttttacataatgtaaaaacattcGATGCCAATGTGATTTTTGGCACTGAAGACATCTTATGGAGCCAATTTTAACTTTAACAATCACATTTAGTTGCTTGTTTCTTCAGTATttggataaaatataaaacgCTGTGGCTCGGTGGGAAGAGTTGTCACcttgtaattaaaatattgttggtttgattccagcttgcTAATGTCACATGTTGATGAGCAGCTTAGCAAAAGCATTTAGTCCAACGTTACCCATCAATCAGTTAATcagtcacatttatttgaatagcacagttcagcaacaaaacagttcaaagtgctttacatcataaaaacacaagaatacaaagtcataaaagacactttacagtcaacaactgagaaaaccagtaaacattttgttgagtgccatcatcaaaatcaccaatacacatcagattattgattaatgtgtcattgattatgtttcaaaagcaattctgaacagctgggtttttagccttgatttaaaggcactcagtgttttggctgtcttacaattttctgaaagtttgttccagatttgtggtgcatagtagctgaatgctgcttctccatgtttggttctggatgcagagcagaaccagaaccaggagacctgagaggtctggaaggttgatccaacaacagcagatctttaatgtattgtggtgctaggccgctcagtgatttataaactaacagaagtattttaaagtctattctctgactGTAAAACCCTTTGAATGTTTTGTAGGACTAGAAAAAAATTCTATATAAACTCAGCCaatttaaatgttatgtaaAGTTGCAAAAGTAGGTGTTTAACTCCTGTGTTTCAAAGTTTCTAGTGCCAATCAAAGATTGACTCCATTCAATGGTTGTAActaccaaatattttagttttagctgactgatttattttgactattaaaggtttaatcaaataaaacaaaattggcAAATTCTggagatttttcatttaagcctttttaagaCAATATTAGAAATTGGTTAAAAGATGCAGATAACCAAATTCAGGTCCTTTTTTtaactaacaaaataacatcTCATTGCCTGACATTCAATAACACCATTCCTTGAGTGAACTCTTGATcgtttgtagcaaaggatgcatctgcagtgATAAAAATagttctaacatcaacatgtgaaaagctcaggccCTTCTGTTGGACTCGGTGTCAGTAGAGTGAAGGGCAGATctgtttaactttttgattATCAGATGAATAATTGAATTGGACTTAAAATAGTTGGTCAGCATTTCAgatatggaaaacaaaaatgaatcaataattattgatatcggCCGATATGAATCGCTTTTATCGTGATGCATTTTTCAGCCGTATCGTCCAGTCCTGCATATGCCATATACTCAAACTCTATTGATTTGTTTggttaatatattttttcttggaAGTATCTTCTGATGGGTTCCTGTTCCCTCCCTGAGTCTCTGTGGTCTGGATCCTCTAGGCGTTATTCGTGTTCATGGCACTGTCGTTCGCCCGAGATGAAATCATCTGGCTTCTACGACACGCAGACAACATCCAGAAGAAAAGCACCGATGATTTCATAGACAAGTATGCACACTGAttaaccatacacacacacacgcgcacacacataGTTTGCTGTCTTTACAGCTGGTtaactgctgtttttcttcctggcCTGATGAGTTTCGGTGTATTTTTCAGACATATTGCAGAGCTAATCTTCTACATGGAGGAGCTCAGAGCTCACGTCAGGAAGTACGGCCCTGTGATGCAGCGATACTACGTCCAGTACCTGTCTGGGTTCGACGCTGTGGTTCTCAATGAGATGGTGCAGGTAGGTAGAACATTTTGGCTGATAACTAGCTGCTTCCTTATATTCACATGTTTAGCGGTCAGTCACTGTTTTCTGGTAAACATTTGTTCTTACTTCAGTTCTCTCTGGGTTTTAttaaacagaacctgtctgTTTGTCCAGAGGATGAATCTATAATCATGTCTTCATTTGTTAACACCATGACCTCTCTGAGCGTCAAACAAGGTAAGATAGTGAAGTCATCTACTTGAATGTGAGCTTTTAAGAGTCATATATGATGCACTACCAACACTATAGATGAGCAATATAAATATAAGTAATCGTGATAAATTGATATATTACAATTCCAATAaaattgacaaatgtttttaaaaattcattgcTATCTTTTATTGGCaacagattttgtgtttatgactTTTTTGATGTTAGTTTACAAAAGGTCCCACAAGCACAAAATACCACTCTTAAAAATAAGACTAACACATTATGGTTGGAACCATAAGATAATCGAGGTCTGTGCTTTCATTTGCCACATcatctttgaaatgttttaaaaggttttttgagTCACTTAAATGAGTTTTCAAATGTCTTCTGTACAttagaaaacaatgaaaaatctCCTCTACAAACTAAGTCTGGTGTTATTTTTAGATGACAATTTCTACAACTGTTTAACAGAGCTCGGCTTTTAAAGGGATGTTGGGTCTATTTTTGAGTAAATAACTGTTTGTTGCCTTCCAGTGGAAGATGGAGACGTGTTTGACTTCAGGGGGATGAGACTGGACTGGTTCAGACTGCAGGTAAAAACAGCCCAGAGAAGACTTTTCTACTTTGGGTTTgggatttgtttctgtttgctttgctgggccttttacacattttgttttattcacttcCTGCCTCTCTCCCCTCCCAGGCGTACACCAGTGTTTCTAAAGCTAGCCTCGGTATAGCCGACCACAAGGAGCTTGGCAAGATGATGAACACCATCATCTTCCACACCAAGATGGTCGACTCTCTGGTGGAGATGTTGGTGGAGACGTCAGACTTATCCATCTTCTGGTGAGTAATCCAAACCTGACAAAAAGTGCTTTtgatgattaaaaatattttacttataaccatcccttacttttaaaaaaatatatattattatgtGTGCAGTTTCTACAGCCGCGCATTTGAAAAAATGTTCCAGCAGTGCTTGGAGCTTCCCTCCCAAAGCCGCCACTCCATCTGCTTTCCTCTGCTCTGCGCACACTTCATGTCCTGCACACATGAGCTCTGTCCTGAAGAGGTGAGAGAGCTGACAATCTGGGGTTTattggtgaaaatgtttaaaaatgatcattttatgaGAGCCGCAGCCACACCTTCTTGgagttttatttgtagaaattaGACATGCACCAATCcacttttttctcttccaaTGCCACTAATGGTTTAGTATCAGCTGACACCAGTCTggtacagaaaaacagctgaattgaattaaaacacagacataaatgaactgagttacaaatttatttgacaacTCTGCTTCAGTACAGAACACCtaaatacaccaacagcttcacaagcttggtcaaacatgtaaaaacagcGACTTTAATTTGTTTGGTGAGAGCAATTAGCAGTATAAGagcaatataaaataaataataaagcatgatgtttctcagagcacaaagcatagaattactTCATAGATCTGTCCATATGGAGCAGATAAATGATCTagaatttttataaatatcagGAGTGATACAGATATTAGTATCAGTTCGGTTAATGTCTAGTAAAAATAGTTGGAAACAATTCACCTGAGCATGTTCagctactttgttttgttctgctaCATAAAACGAGAATATTGTTTCTGTAATGAGAAAAGCTAGATTAAAAAGGCTTAGCAGGGATGCACACCTTTGCATAGTAGAAATCAACCTGCTTTTTCATGAACTTCAGGTAATAGTTTGTCATCTTTTTCCAGCGTCACCACATTGGGGACCGAAGCCTGTCGTTGTGCAACATGTTCCTGGATGAGATGGCCAAGCAGGCCAGAAACCTGATCACCGACATCTGCACAGAGCAGTGTACGCTCAGTGACCAGGTGAGAACACTTCAGCCATgcagaaatacttttatttactGTCTTTCCCAAAGAGCGATAAGATCAGTGGCTACCTCAGCATCTAATAATTTAACCTGCAGCGGTTTATAGGCCTGAAAGAGGAAGCTGTTGCTCTCAGTGCAATTTAATGGTTCCAAAATCAGGACACAGAGTTGATTATTAAACCTTGACTGACTCATTTGCGCCAAATAACCAGATCTGACAGATGCAGTTTTCCAATATAAGTGATAGCAAAGCTACCATTACCGTTACCATTTGCAggttcttttgtgttttatcataTGTTTAGTGGTAAATGTTAGCCTTCAGTCATGATGACTTGCACTTTTTTCTGGTTTATAGAAACTTCACAGCACAAAGGTATAGACAGGAAATATCAGAGCTAAGCTTCCCCTTATGTAGTGAAGCTtgtttttcctactttttttctgcagcagttaGTTATAAAACTGCATTGTTTGATATTCCATTGAGTCACTTAAAATGATTTCATGTTGGCTACATCAGTGTACAGTAACAACAGCGGTGGGTACACTACTACTAATGCACTTATAGCTTTAGTcatgctttagcattagcttctgtaTTTAGCAGAATGCTAATGCTTGACTAGGTATACTGTAATGCCCCTTTCTCTATTTAGCAGAAATACAGAAAGGGGTTAGGgctagttagcattagcatagctAATGTTTGTGATTAGCTTTTTAAGATTAGTGTAACTAATATTATAGCTAGCAGCGCTAGCTAAAAGCACTGCTAGCTTTTAGCTAGCAGCTTTTGCACTGCAATTGCAGTGGTCACTGCAATTGCAAAGCAGGCAATTGTatttctcaacattttaaagtgaggATTGTCTGAATTTCTAACGTCTGTCAGTTTTAATCAGGCCTGTTTGGCCTTCCGGTTCTGAAGCAGATGGTGTATTAATATTGAAGTGGCAACATTTCAAGCAAAGCACCAGTAATGTCATGTCTGGTTTTTGACTCTTTGTTCCTTTTCTTCCATCAGCTGCTGCCCAAACACTGCGCTAAAACCATCAGCCAGGCTGTGAACAAGAAGAGCAAGAAGGCAACAGGAAAGAAGGGGGAGCCGGAGAGGGAAAAACCCGGAGTGGAGAGTATGAGGAAGAACCGGCTAATGGTCACCAAGTCAGTACCAAAACCAGCTACTGTCCATCTACCGGACTATCTtgctttttatgttatttatagtGCAGTCATTTTATTGTGTTACACTTTGGCCAATAAGCctttaatttgactttaataTAATCAATAATGATTGTTCTTGACTTCCTGCTTTTCCTTATTTTTCCAGTCTGGATAAACTCCATACAGCTCTATCAGAGCTCTGCTTCTCCATCAACTACGTCCCCAACCTGGTGGTGTGGGAGCACACGTTCACACCCAGGGAGTACCTCACCTCGCACCTGGAGATCCGATTCACAAAGTAAAActgctacacacacacgcccacacacacacacacacacacacacacacacacacacacacacacacacacacacacacacacacacacacacacacacacacacacacacacacacacacacacacacagcaaaccTTAAAGAAATTGTTActtttgttcagtttagagTTTCTGAGCCTGCAGCATGTTTACAAAGTCTAAATACAGTCAAGAAAAGCAACTCTATATGGTTTTAAGTTTAATTGCAGCCTTAGATGGATTAAAACTGAAGCTAAATGCTGATGTTGAAGCAAAATGTTGACATTCGTGTGTGTGAACACTGTTGCTGCCAATACATCTGGGAGAGCTTATAAGGTTACTTCCAAACCCCCAAAAAAGTCCATCATTCAGCGTTAGAGAGAGGGTTTTTACAACTGGAAATATTTGCCCCTGGATGGATGAAATTTTTGCTGCcaacttaaaataataataaaaataagtaataataatatgcaTAATTAGGATGAAGCTTTAGTCttataaaatcattttctacaaaaagttGTATTCTATGAAGGGTTGAAAGGAACAGAATTAAATGAATACAAAcataattgaattatttattaaatggaCCAAGAAATACATAAACGTTTAATCACTTCATGATTCCTGTTGCTGCAGGAATCTTGCATGTCTAGAGGTGGAGCTAACACTGATCTGTTGAACTCCACCAGTTCAGCCTcgttgttttataaaatatgtcatGGCTGCCAtgattttcactttcttttaaataattatttaattaaacaggtatttatttcatgttgcGTTTGattaatgatttaatgatgtATCTATTTGTCACTTTTAAGCCTAAATGTAAATCTATCTAATGAGACTTCAATGAAAATGTTCCAGTGTTTTATGATGTTTAGTGCTAGAAAAAATTCAGTAGCTGgtaaaaacatgaatttctACATGATTAATAAAGACGTGTGAATGATTGATTGCTTATTATATCGCTTGAAAGAAAGCAAGAGAGAGAACAGAATAAACGTTGCAATAAAGCGTCATTTTGACCTCTGACCAATCCACCTGTCTGTTCTGCCTGCAGGTCTATAGTTGGGATGACCATGTACAACCAGGCCACTCAGGAGATCGCCAAGCCCAGCGAGCTGCTGACCAGCGTCCGGGCTTACATGACGGTGCTGCAGTCCATAGAGAATTACGTCACCATCGACATCACCCGAGTTTTCAACAATGTCCTCCTGCAGCAAACACAGCACCTGGACAGCCATGGGGAGCCCACCATCACCAGCTTATACACAAACTGGTGTGTTGGATTATAGATCAGAGTCAGTTTAGCAACCTTCAGTCAGCAATATGTCAGGCTGTAACTCCCACCTCCATCAGGATCCCAAACTTTTAAAGTGGACATGTCATGGTTTAAATCCTTCCTTTTCAAATGTAAATCATTTTCTCATGGTCTATATAAAGTAGAACTGCAATACTTTGGTCTGAAATCTGCAGACCCCTCATTTACCTGTTCTGAGGTGAATTTTAGAGCAACTCGTTTTGCTGTGGTCTTTATTAATGTGAATGAGACATTTTACGCCCCTCTAGCTCACACAGTGTTCCGCTCCACTCCATTCGGccatttttgtaatttgataGCAGCGATACGACTATCTActggaagaaaaactttttacttCCAAGTTTATTAAAGAAGTCAACAATTAAGAGTCTGATCCAGAGCAGGAGAGTGAAGACGATGATCCTGCGGAACCATGCTTCCCAGTAGTGTTATCAATGTATTTACACCCTCACCACCCATACCAAATACCTGGAGCATGTCAGAtacttattaaaatattaatgctaCCACAATATGAATGAAGTAAACAAAGCCTCAACAAAATTAAGGGCAAAATTGctgcaaggagaaaaaaaatagcgaATTCACAAAACTGAttatccagaagttatgaccttGTTTAACAGTTCCACAGCAAATACAGTGAtagagaagaaaacatggagaaaaataaagaaactgaaacataaaacctaaaaagaaTATAAAGATATCTACGTAGCACCGTGAGAGAATACATTTAAATTCTTTGCACTATTAGACactcaaaatacacaaaaaatgtacCAAATGGTGGTGGCAAATCCTTTTTCCCTGCTTGTTGTCAAGGTTACATCTCAGCAAATTAtgatggagtattagggccatactaagaaaattaaaaaaaattaaactacagGAATAAAATCATAGTATTACAAATACAACTTCATTATTAGTTGTAATACTATGACTtcattctggtaatattatgactttattcttgtattattttgacttcatttacttattcttataattttaatcttgttttattaCGACTCAATTATCATATTTTCAATACTATCATATTGTTCTGGCATTATTTTAGTACGACAATGCTCGTAATACTATAACTTTGttctcttcattttatttttgatttttttgtacgTCCCAGTAAATAAACatagttttatactttattattattctgtttaagTGAAGCGAGTACTGAACTTCTGTTCTGTGTCCATGCAGGTACTTGGAAACTTTGCTCCGTCAGGTCAGTAACGGACACATCGCCTACTTCCCCGCCATGAAGGCCTTCGTCAACCTGCCTACCGAGAACGAACTGACGTTCAATGCCGAGGAATACTCTGACATCTCTGGTACCCTCATGCTTTCCATCTAATGTCTGGCTGTTTTGTGTTCTTCATGTGTTCTTACTTAGGGAAGAGGTTTAAGCATGAATGGGAATGAACTcgtatgtattttattgtgtttttcagagatGCGTTCCCTCTCGGAGTTGTTGGGGCCGTACGGGATGAAGTTTCTCAGCGAGAGTCTGATGTGGCACATCTCATCACAGGTTGCCGAGCTAAAGgtaataaaaatcacagaagctacttttcaagattttaatatatttgtttcaGACATCCAGCAATTTTAAACCCACATTATGTCTCTGAATGTTAAGTGAGGTATCCCATGTAGGTTACTTTGAACTTTAGGAAGTTGCCATTTTCCTACTCTATGAtcatcattcattcataaagAATGATTATCAGTTGAATTGAGGAATCTCCTTGTTGAGATTATTTTGCGCTCAATACTGACCAACCCTACAGCTTCAAATAGTCTCCTTTAAAAACCATGCCACTCATTTCCTTCCTTCAGTTACTTTTTTAACTGgacatgtcatgtttttaaatccttcattttcacatttaaatcattcatttatgatatTAGAAAGTGGAACTACAATTCTTTGGAAATCAACATCCTAATCAGAAACTGGGTTCAGTCAGGGACTCAAAACCCATcatgtaaaaaggttttgatcCAGTACATCCTTATAAaacctgttgtttttctgtctctcttatCTTGTTTGTAGAAACTGGTGGTGGAGAACATGGAGGTGTTGACACAGATGAGGACGAGCTTCGACAAACCGGACCACATGGCTGCGCTCTTCAAGAAACTCACTTGTAAGCACAGACACATGAAAGATGTTAACATGTGAGCAGTCATGTTATCTGTGCAGTCATCCAAGATGACTGCTGTGGTTTCCACTCGTCATATTTACTAAAGAAATGTTGGATTTATAGTTTATGCAAATATGAACACAGCGGTTGTTGATTTGCTAATTCAAACAGCCACTTTACTGATGATCTGTTATAGAGTTTGATGTGTAGATCCCCCTTTTTAATTGAATCAAAACaccaaattccacagcacacctacatgttaaggttgtcaaagtcaagctagcataaatAACCTACTTCTCTCCCCCTcgcaatttcttttaaaatgaaaacttttcactGACCTGTGAGATGTGATACCCttggaccttgttatctagttgtggtagtgttgacaattaagAGCAAAGCATCCTTTTGTCTTTATATATCACTTAAGATTCAGTGCTACAACTAAAACCAAGAGTAATCATTGTCAGTGAGCAGTTTTTTGCCCATCATCTTGATTCTTATCAGGATAAATCGTCCGATGTCTTCTTTCTAGATATTTGTACTTTGAATCTATTTGCTGTGAAACATATCATCGAATAACATTTGCTCCACCTCTTTAGTGTGTTCACGTTCagtgttttttatgttctgtaGCTGTGGACAGCGTTCTGAAGAGGATGACCATCATTGGCGTTATTTTATCCTTCCGCTCTCTTGCACAGGAAGCTTTGAGAGATGTaagactcacacacacatacacacacatacacacgcacacacacacacacacacacacacacacacacacacacacacacacacacacacacacacacacacacacacacacacacacacacacacagacctttAAACCCACGGTGGTGATGTGAGACAAATACAGATAATCCGGATCTTTCCTCCTTTCAGGTGTTGTCTTGCCACATTCCTTTCCTGGTCAGTTCGGTGGAGGATTTCAAGGACCACATCCCCCGAGAGACCGACATGAAGGTCGAACACACTGACACTCAAAGTAACACCAtcatgtcttcctcctctcatGCTGATGCGAATTAATGTTTCCCGTCGCCAGGTGGCCATGAATGTCTACGAACTGTCCTCGGCTGCTGGTTTACCCTGCGAGATTGACCCAGCCCTGGTGGTGGCGCTGTCCTCCCAGAAGAGTGGTAAGTTGGAAACACACTTGACATGTCAGCACAAGCCTGTTTTCTAACAACATGGTTTGGTTGGTGCTTGGCAGAGAACATCAGTCCAGAGGAGGAGTATAAAATCGCCTGTCTGCTGATGGTGTTTGTGGCCGTTTCCTTGCCGACCCTTGCTAGCAATGTGATGTCACAATACAGCCCTGCCATCGAAGGTGAGTCACTGAGTTGTTAGGTTGCTTGtcatcatttttttaacaaaggagTTGAGAttatataagtaaaaaaaaatcaaagcagagGACCCAGTATGCTACCCTATGGGACTGCCATGGATCATAACCTACAGCTGATCGTGATGTAAAGCTTCCATATTTCACAACCTGAAATCTATCAGTTAAATAGGAAGAAAACGTCTgtaatgcagaaaataaacgAGATGCAGTGGTTTTGAACTAGCATGGACCACACATCTCAAATAAAAAGGACTCCTTCCCTCTGAGCTGAAGGTTTAAACTTTGAAACTTCTCTAAGTTctgtgcctctggtaaggcgcAGACCCACCAGTGGATGGGGACATTCGCTACATTAGAACTTATGCAGCAAATATGTTTCCATCTCCACTTTAGCACATTGACTGTTTTTCACAAAGGAAAAAACTAACTCAGCCAAGTGTAACATCTTTTATGCAAAATGAAGGAAGTTACTTTGAATTCTGCAGTGTCCATCAACCGTTTCTAATGCGATACTGCAAAATGCACATGAAAAAACGGTGATGAAAACATGACTAAGTCATGACTTGTGTAATTCTTTTTAAGATGTGAAAAAATCTAactattt
It contains:
- the nckap1 gene encoding nck-associated protein 1 isoform X1; the protein is MSRGVMQPSQQKLAEKLTILNDRGIGMLTRVYNIKKQGQVWKACGDPKAKPSFLVDKNLESAVKFIVRKFPAVETRNNNQQLAQLQKEKSEILKNLALYYFTFVDVMEFKDHVCELLNTIDACQVFFDITVNFDLTKNYLELVVTYTTLMIILSRIEERKAIIGLYNYAHEMTHGASDREYPRLGQMIVDYENPLKKMMEEFVPHGKSLSDALISLQMVYPRRNLSADQWRNAQLLSLISAPSTMLNPAQSDTMPCEYLSLDAMEKWIVFGFILCHATLNSDAAALSLWKLALQSSTCLCLFRDEVFHIHKAAEDLFVNIRGYNKRINDIRECKEQALSHAGSMHRERRKFLRSALKELATVLADQPGLLGPKALFVFMALSFARDEIIWLLRHADNIQKKSTDDFIDKHIAELIFYMEELRAHVRKYGPVMQRYYVQYLSGFDAVVLNEMVQNLSVCPEDESIIMSSFVNTMTSLSVKQVEDGDVFDFRGMRLDWFRLQAYTSVSKASLGIADHKELGKMMNTIIFHTKMVDSLVEMLVETSDLSIFCFYSRAFEKMFQQCLELPSQSRHSICFPLLCAHFMSCTHELCPEERHHIGDRSLSLCNMFLDEMAKQARNLITDICTEQCTLSDQLLPKHCAKTISQAVNKKSKKATGKKGEPEREKPGVESMRKNRLMVTNLDKLHTALSELCFSINYVPNLVVWEHTFTPREYLTSHLEIRFTKSIVGMTMYNQATQEIAKPSELLTSVRAYMTVLQSIENYVTIDITRVFNNVLLQQTQHLDSHGEPTITSLYTNWYLETLLRQVSNGHIAYFPAMKAFVNLPTENELTFNAEEYSDISEMRSLSELLGPYGMKFLSESLMWHISSQVAELKKLVVENMEVLTQMRTSFDKPDHMAALFKKLTSVDSVLKRMTIIGVILSFRSLAQEALRDVLSCHIPFLVSSVEDFKDHIPRETDMKVAMNVYELSSAAGLPCEIDPALVVALSSQKSENISPEEEYKIACLLMVFVAVSLPTLASNVMSQYSPAIEGHCNNIHCLAKAINQIAAALFTIHKGSIEDRLKEFLALASSSLLKIGQETDKMTTRNRESVYLLLDMIVQESPFLTMDLLESCFPYVLLRNAYHAVYKQSISASA
- the nckap1 gene encoding nck-associated protein 1 isoform X4 encodes the protein MSRGVMQPSQQKLAEKLTILNDRGIGMLTRVYNIKKACGDPKAKPSFLVDKNLESAVKFIVRKFPAVETRNNNLAQLQKEKSEILKNLALYYFTFVDVMEFKDHVCELLNTIDACQVFFDITVNFDLTKNYLELVVTYTTLMIILSRIEERKAIIGLYNYAHEMTHGASDREYPRLGQMIVDYENPLKKMMEEFVPHGKSLSDALISLQMVYPRRNLSADQWRNAQLLSLISAPSTMLNPAQSDTMPCEYLSLDAMEKWIVFGFILCHATLNSDAAALSLWKLALQSSTCLCLFRDEVFHIHKAAEDLFVNIRGYNKRINDIRECKEQALSHAGSMHRERRKFLRSALKELATVLADQPGLLGPKALFVFMALSFARDEIIWLLRHADNIQKKSTDDFIDKHIAELIFYMEELRAHVRKYGPVMQRYYVQYLSGFDAVVLNEMVQNLSVCPEDESIIMSSFVNTMTSLSVKQVEDGDVFDFRGMRLDWFRLQAYTSVSKASLGIADHKELGKMMNTIIFHTKMVDSLVEMLVETSDLSIFCFYSRAFEKMFQQCLELPSQSRHSICFPLLCAHFMSCTHELCPEERHHIGDRSLSLCNMFLDEMAKQARNLITDICTEQCTLSDQLLPKHCAKTISQAVNKKSKKATGKKGEPEREKPGVESMRKNRLMVTNLDKLHTALSELCFSINYVPNLVVWEHTFTPREYLTSHLEIRFTKSIVGMTMYNQATQEIAKPSELLTSVRAYMTVLQSIENYVTIDITRVFNNVLLQQTQHLDSHGEPTITSLYTNWYLETLLRQVSNGHIAYFPAMKAFVNLPTENELTFNAEEYSDISEMRSLSELLGPYGMKFLSESLMWHISSQVAELKKLVVENMEVLTQMRTSFDKPDHMAALFKKLTSVDSVLKRMTIIGVILSFRSLAQEALRDVLSCHIPFLVSSVEDFKDHIPRETDMKVAMNVYELSSAAGLPCEIDPALVVALSSQKSENISPEEEYKIACLLMVFVAVSLPTLASNVMSQYSPAIEGHCNNIHCLAKAINQIAAALFTIHKGSIEDRLKEFLALASSSLLKIGQETDKMTTRNRESVYLLLDMIVQESPFLTMDLLESCFPYVLLRNAYHAVYKQSISASA